In one window of Arachis ipaensis cultivar K30076 chromosome B06, Araip1.1, whole genome shotgun sequence DNA:
- the LOC107646687 gene encoding protein NRT1/ PTR FAMILY 5.2-like: protein MAAATAEEKAPARLEEDYTQDGTVDLKGRPVLRSKTGKWKACSFIVGYEVFERMAYYGIASNLVQYLTEKLHEGIVNSSNNVSNWVGSVWMTPLAGAYIADAYLGRYWTFVIASAIYLLGMVLITLAVSVRALRPPPCPVGVDDANCPRATKLQLDIFFLALYTIAVGTGGTKPNISTMGADQFDDFEPKERHHKLSFFNWWMFSIFFGTLFSNTFLVYIQEKVSWTIGYGLPTIGLAVSILVFLFGTPLYRHKLPSGSPITRILQVYVAALRKWKVHIPGDPKELHELSIEEYVSNGRTRIDHSPSFSFLDKAATRTDQTSPWMLCTVTQVEETKQMTKMVPILITTLLPSTMLIQATTLFIKQGNTLNRSMGPDFDIPPACLTSFITIFMLISIVIYDRVFVPVIRRYTKNPRGITLLQRLGIGLVIHIIVLITASFVERKRLSVAREHNLLRQHDQLPLTIFILLPQFALTGIADNFVEIAKLEFFYDQAPEGMKSMGTSYFTTSLGIGSFLATFLLTTVANLTKRNGHKGWVLNNLNVSHLDYYYAFMAGLSFINLLCFLVVAKFFVYNDDVAQKKTGLEMNTASSQGYSNNRISQNTPHLDLN from the exons atACTATGGAATAGCATCAAACCTAGTACAATATCTGACAGAGAAGTTGCATGAAGGCATTGTGAATTCTTCAAACAACGTTAGTAACTGGGTGGGTTCTGTGTGGATGACGCCACTGGCAGGGGCTTACATAGCTGATGCCTACCTTGGACGATATTGGACCTTTGTTATTGCATCAGCAATCTATCTTCTg GGCATGGTTTTGATAACTCTAGCAGTGTCAGTACGGGCACTGAGGCCACCGCCATGTCCAGTGGGTGTAGACGACGCCAATTGCCCACGCGCCACCAAATTGCAACTGGACATATTCTTCTTGGCTCTGTACACTATTGCAGTTGGCACAGGTGGCACAAAGCCCAACATCTCAACAATGGGCGCAGACCAATTCGATGACTTTGAGCCCAAAGAGAGGCACCACAAGCTCTCTTTCTTCAATTGGTGGATGTTTAGCATCTTCTTTGGTACCCTTTTCTCCAACACTTTCTTGGTCTACATTCAAGAGAAAGTCAGTTGGACCATTGGGTATGGGCTTCCAACTATCGGGCTTGCAGTTTCAATATTGGTTTTTTTATTTGGAACTCCCTTGTATAGGCACAAGTTACCCTCTGGGAGCCCTATAACTAGGATTCTTCAGGTCTATGTTGCAGCATTGAGGAAGTGGAAAGTGCATATTCCTGGAGATCCAAAAGAGTTGCATGAACTAAGCATTGAGGAGTATGTCAGTAATGGGAGAACCAGGATTGATCATAGCCCTTCATTCAG TTTTCTAGACAAGGCGGCAACGAGGACAGACCAAACTTCACCGTGGATGCTTTGTACAGTGACACAAGTTGAGGAGACAAAGCAAATGACCAAAATGGTCCCTATTTTGATCACAACTCTTCTACCAAGCACCATGCTAATTCAAGCAACCACACTCTTCATAAAACAAGGCAACACCCTAAACAGGAGTATGGGACCAGATTTTGATATCCCCCCAGCTTGTCTCACATCATTCATAACCATCTTCATGCTCATTAGCATTGTTATCTATGATCGTGTATTTGTTCCCGTGATCCGGCGATATACCAAGAATCCCAGAGGGATTACACTTCTTCAGAGACTCGGAATTGGCCTCGTGATTCACATCATTGTGTTGATCACTGCGAGTTTTGTTGAGAGGAAGAGACTCAGCGTTGCAAGAGAACATAACCTCTTGCGCCAGCATGACCAACTTCCTCTCACTATTTTCATCTTGCTTCCTCAGTTTGCGCTGACGGGGATTGCTGATAACTTTGTTGAAATTGCGAAGCTGGAGTTCTTCTATGATCAAGCACCTGAAGGCATGAAGAGTATGGGAACATCATACTTCACCACCAGCTTGGGAATTGGAAGCTTTCTTGCTACTTTCCTTCTAACAACGGTTGCTAATCTCACCAAGAGAAATGGTCACAAGGGTTGGGTATTGAATAACCTGAACGTTTCACATTTGGATTATTATTATGCATTCATGGCAGGGCTGAGTTTTATCAACTTGCTTTGCTTTCTGGTTGTTGCCAAGTTCTTTGTATATAATGATGATGTAGCACAAAAGAAAACAGGCTTGGAGATGAACACTGCTTCATCTCAAGGCTATAGTAATAATAGAATTAGCCAAAACACCCCACATCTAGATCTCAATTAG
- the LOC107647828 gene encoding BRCA1-associated RING domain protein 1: MKSEFPSLSRTNNSTEQTARMDASRTSSSTGNKSNSTKLLNPWMLHFQKLALELKCPLCLSLFKRPVLLPCNHLFCNSCLADFTTSGSECVVCNAKYAQSDIRHVPFVENVVGIYRSLDATFSASLFKQHSSDVRVLEPCQGLQNSVHRSKDTDNVGAGKNQKRKMSGLAVHDKGEEIEVYSGGQVENPRRSSQMKIEGREDSGVVEMDVNQGTQSAPDSPPFCDTKGSENDCSDQDSEHLLPSGALENSSSKRASTGNGNLKERMTQLRSESSASETEGLTRELKRQKNLTHGNDQLRTEKDPGAVMLANVDDSYSSTCSFCQSSKISEATGPMLHCANGNLVIGDAAKQPNVIHVHKVCSDWAPQVYFVGDTLKNVKTELSRAAKLKCSKCGLKGAALGCYVKSCRRTYHAPCAMDVSNCRWDYEGYLLLCPGHSHVKFPSEKSKSRKQTTDKHPTSSHLPSQCSNDLGCSKDEDKKLLFCGSALSTEEKILLINFASKIGAKVTKTWTLEVTHVIAATDENGACSRTLKVLMAILNGKWVLKMDWVKASMEEMNPLGEEPYEITLDNQGCHGGPKAGRLRAMVNEPKLFTGLKFYLSGDYVTTYKEDIEELIEVGGGAVLRSKEELEAKKLEFEGVPSKFLVVYNLDPPQGCKLGEEVSIIWQRMNDAEELASSTGSEVIGHTWILESIAACKLQPFVI, translated from the exons atgaaatctGAATTCCCAAGTCTTTCACGCACAAACAACTCAACAGAACAAACCGCCAGAATGGATGCTTCTAGAACTTCAAGCAGCACCGGCAACAAGAGTAACAGCACCAAGCTGCTTAATCCATGGATGCTCCATTTCCAGAAGCTCGCTCTTGAACTCAAGTGCCCTCTCTG TTTGAGCTTGTTCAAGAGGCCGGTTTTGCTACCCTGCAACCACTTATTCTGCAA TTCGTGTTTGGCGGATTTCACAACGTCTGGTTCCGAATGTGTTGTCTGCAATGCGAAGTATGCTCAATCAG ATATAAGGCATGTGCCTTTTGTGGAAAACGTGGTAGGGATTTATAGGAGCTTGGATGCAACCTTTTCTGCTAGTTTGTTTAAGCAACATTCTTCTG ATGTGAGGGTTTTGGAGCCATGCCAAGGGTTACAAAATTCAGTTCATAGGAGCAAGGATACTGATAATGTTGGGGCTGGCAAGAATCAGAAACGGAAGATGAGTGGTCTTGCGGTGCATGATAAGGGCGAGGAGATTGAGGTGTATTCTGGGGGGCAGGTTGAGAATCCAAGGCGGTCTTCCCAGATGAAAATTGAGGGTCGTGAAGACTCTGGGGTTGTTGAAATGGATGTGAATCAAGGGACGCAATCAGCACCAGATAGTCCACCATTTTGTGACACCAAGGGCTCAGAGAATGACTGCAGTGATCAAGATAGCGAGCAT CTTTTGCCTTCTGGGGCATTGGAAAATTCCTCATCGAAAAGAGCAAGTACAGGAAATGGAAATTTGAAGGAAAGAATGACACAACTGAGGTCTGAAAGTTCAGCCTCTGAAACGGAGGGTCTTACAAGAGAGCTCAAGAGGCAGAAAAACCTTACCCATGGTAATGATCAACTCAGAACTGAAAAGGACCCTGGTGCCGTGATGCTTGCTAATGTAGATGACTCTTATTCAAGTACATGTTCATTTTGCCAGTCCTCAAAAATCTCAGAG GCTACTGGACCAATGCTGCATTGTGCAAATGGGAATTTGGTTATTGGTGATGCAGCAAAGCAACCAAATGTCATCCATGTACACAAAGTTTGCAGTGATTG GGCACCACAAGTTTACTTTGTTGGTGACACTCTTAAGAATGTGAAGACAGAACTGTCAAGGGCAGCAAAGCTTAAATGCAGCAAATGTGGCTTAAAGGGAGCTGCACTTGGATGCTATGTCAAATCCTGCAGAAGAACTTATCATGCTCCTTGTGCAATGGATGTCTCAAATTGCCGTTGGGATTAT GAGGGTTATCTTTTGCTTTGTCCTGGTCATTCTCATGTGAAATTTCCTAGTGAGAAATCCAAGTCTAGGAAACAAACAACTGATAAGCATCCCACTTCATCTCACCT GCCATCTCAATGTTCAAACGATCTGGGATGTTCAAAGGATGAAGATAAAAAATTGCTTTTTTGTGGATCTGCTTTATCAACCGAGGAAAAG ATACTTCTGATAAATTTTGCAAGCAAGATTGGTGCTAAAGTTACCAAGACTTGGACTTTAGAAGTCACCCATGTGATTGCAGCTACTGATGAAAATGGAGCATGCTCTAGGACACTAAAAGTTCTTATGGCAATTCTAAATGGAAAATGGGTTCTCAAAATGGATT GGGTAAAAGCAAGCATGGAAGAGATGAATCCTCTTGGAGAAGAACCATATGAGATCACACTTGACAACCAAGGGTGTCACGGTGGCCCAAAAGCTGGCAGACTCAGGGCAATGGTCAAT GAGCCAAAGTTATTTACTGGCTTAAAGTTTTATTTGTCCGGAGATTATGTGACAACATATAAGGAAGATATTGAAGAATTAATTGAAGTGGGAGGAGGTGCTGTTTTGAGAAGCAAAGAAGAATTGGAAGCAAAAAAGCTTGAATTCGAAGGGGTTCCTTCGAAGTTCCTTGTTGTTTACAACCTTGATCCTCCACAGGGATGCAAGTTAGGAGAGGAAGTTTCGATTATTTGGCAAAGAATGAATGATGCAGAGGAACTAGCATCTAGTACTGGTTCTGAAGTCATTGGTCACACGTGGATTCTGGAGTCAATTGCAGCATGTAAACTTCAGCCTTTTGTTATCTAA